The Euphorbia lathyris chromosome 2, ddEupLath1.1, whole genome shotgun sequence genome includes a window with the following:
- the LOC136218083 gene encoding uncharacterized protein isoform X1, with protein sequence MAASSSSELTDGPVLNFINKRLRALRKKHNRIIQMEEAISQGKPINKEQEDVLRSKPSVCAAIDELEKLRQPLSVAVSEEVALGIQRHQQQSSISGNAIDTKDDSQETNCESGEDTGSEIGTAVEDLLNLLYFGSLFDIKCQNDFTATMLTRTHERGCCLTYDYVTDDATDLLGERDLDFISMLGGLLISRPVDSSLSHKNALQRCVEHAKLWLANSEKPIEPNASITYAGLRDRLNKIMASDYFITSPEMKAPVDVAAAAGNYGSFQVPVQTVPISVPVQVEGSSEQYQENVDVWIYLEETTNDQGHETGDGQSSPAEEFEKDEVEAEIPVEEASGEQEQVKPLEAEHNHKEEDHKEQQYARRNFQNQRGIRGGGRRGYSNGRGGRSGGRGGGYQNGRSQYHEQSGNNYYPRNYYNNRGRGGRGGGHPYNNHGHGSEVQGSHGPADVGVAS encoded by the exons ATGGCGGCCTCTTCTTCCTCAGAATTGACAGACGGACCTGTCCTTAACTTCATCAACAAGCGTCTGCGTGCTCTCCGTAAGAAGCACAACCGAATCATCCAAATGGAGGAGGCCATCTCCCAAGGTAAGCCTATCAACAAAGAACAAGAGGACGTCCTGCGTTCTAAACCCTCCGTTTGCGCCGCAATCGACGAGCTCGAGAAGCTTCGACAGCCTCTCTCTGTTGCTGTCTCCGAAGAAGTTGCTCTTGGTATTCAGCGTCATCAACAACAATCTTCTATCTCTGGTAATGCCATTGATACCAAGGACGATAGCCAAGAAACCAATTGCGAGTCCGGTGAAGATACTGGTAGCGAAATTGGTACTGCGGTTGAGGATCTGTTGAATTTGTTGtattttgggtccttgtttgatATCAAGTGCCAGAACGACTTCACTGCTACCATGTTGACTCGGACTCACGAGAGAGGTTGCTGCTTGACTTACGATTATGTGACTGATGATGCTACGGATCTGCTTGGGGAGAGGGATTTGGATTTCATTTCCATGCTTGGTGGTTTGCTCATTTCGCGCCCTGTAGATTCTAGCTTATCTCATAAGAATGCCTTGCAACGTTGCGTTGAGCATGCCAAGTTGTGGCTTGCTAACTCCGAAAAGCCAATTGAGCCCAATGCTAGCATTACCT ACGCGGGCCTTAGGGACAGGCTGAACAAGATTATGGCTTCTGATTACTTCATTACGTCTCCTGAGATGAAAGCTCCAGTGGATGTGGCAGCCGCTGCTGGAAATTATGGGTCTTTCCAGGTTCCTGTTCAGACAGTTCCTATTTCAGTACCAGTTCAGGTGGAAGGCTCATCTGAACAGTACCAGGAG AATGTTGATGTTTGGATTTACTTA GAAGAGACAACAAATGACCAAGGACATGAAACTGGTGATGGTCAGTCCAGTCCAGCTGAAGAATTTGAAAAG GATGAAGTGGAGGCTGAAATTCCTGTAGAAGAGGCCTCAGGTGAACAGGAACAGGTGAAACCTTTAGAAGCGGAACATAATCATAAAGAGGAAGACCACAAGGAGCAGCAGTATGCTCGAAGGAACTTTCAAAACCAAAGAGGCATCCGTGGTGGTGGTCGGAGAGGTTATTCAAACGGCCGAGGTGGTAGAAGTGGTGGTAGAGGAGGTGGTTACCAAAATGGTCGCAGCCAATATCATGAGCAGTCTGGGAACAACTATTATCCGAGGAATTACTACAACAATCGGGGAAGGGGTGGCAGAGGCGGTGGACACCCTTATAACAATCATGGTCATGGTTCAGAAGTTCAGGGCAGTCATGGGCCAGCTGATGTTGGGGTGGCTTCATGA
- the LOC136218083 gene encoding uncharacterized protein isoform X2, whose amino-acid sequence MAASSSSELTDGPVLNFINKRLRALRKKHNRIIQMEEAISQGKPINKEQEDVLRSKPSVCAAIDELEKLRQPLSVAVSEEVALGIQRHQQQSSISGNAIDTKDDSQETNCESGEDTGSEIGTAVEDLLNLLYFGSLFDIKCQNDFTATMLTRTHERGCCLTYDYVTDDATDLLGERDLDFISMLGGLLISRPVDSSLSHKNALQRCVEHAKLWLANSEKPIEPNASITYAGLRDRLNKIMASDYFITSPEMKAPVDVAAAAGNYGSFQVPVQTVPISVPVQVEGSSEQYQENEETTNDQGHETGDGQSSPAEEFEKDEVEAEIPVEEASGEQEQVKPLEAEHNHKEEDHKEQQYARRNFQNQRGIRGGGRRGYSNGRGGRSGGRGGGYQNGRSQYHEQSGNNYYPRNYYNNRGRGGRGGGHPYNNHGHGSEVQGSHGPADVGVAS is encoded by the exons ATGGCGGCCTCTTCTTCCTCAGAATTGACAGACGGACCTGTCCTTAACTTCATCAACAAGCGTCTGCGTGCTCTCCGTAAGAAGCACAACCGAATCATCCAAATGGAGGAGGCCATCTCCCAAGGTAAGCCTATCAACAAAGAACAAGAGGACGTCCTGCGTTCTAAACCCTCCGTTTGCGCCGCAATCGACGAGCTCGAGAAGCTTCGACAGCCTCTCTCTGTTGCTGTCTCCGAAGAAGTTGCTCTTGGTATTCAGCGTCATCAACAACAATCTTCTATCTCTGGTAATGCCATTGATACCAAGGACGATAGCCAAGAAACCAATTGCGAGTCCGGTGAAGATACTGGTAGCGAAATTGGTACTGCGGTTGAGGATCTGTTGAATTTGTTGtattttgggtccttgtttgatATCAAGTGCCAGAACGACTTCACTGCTACCATGTTGACTCGGACTCACGAGAGAGGTTGCTGCTTGACTTACGATTATGTGACTGATGATGCTACGGATCTGCTTGGGGAGAGGGATTTGGATTTCATTTCCATGCTTGGTGGTTTGCTCATTTCGCGCCCTGTAGATTCTAGCTTATCTCATAAGAATGCCTTGCAACGTTGCGTTGAGCATGCCAAGTTGTGGCTTGCTAACTCCGAAAAGCCAATTGAGCCCAATGCTAGCATTACCT ACGCGGGCCTTAGGGACAGGCTGAACAAGATTATGGCTTCTGATTACTTCATTACGTCTCCTGAGATGAAAGCTCCAGTGGATGTGGCAGCCGCTGCTGGAAATTATGGGTCTTTCCAGGTTCCTGTTCAGACAGTTCCTATTTCAGTACCAGTTCAGGTGGAAGGCTCATCTGAACAGTACCAGGAG AATGAAGAGACAACAAATGACCAAGGACATGAAACTGGTGATGGTCAGTCCAGTCCAGCTGAAGAATTTGAAAAG GATGAAGTGGAGGCTGAAATTCCTGTAGAAGAGGCCTCAGGTGAACAGGAACAGGTGAAACCTTTAGAAGCGGAACATAATCATAAAGAGGAAGACCACAAGGAGCAGCAGTATGCTCGAAGGAACTTTCAAAACCAAAGAGGCATCCGTGGTGGTGGTCGGAGAGGTTATTCAAACGGCCGAGGTGGTAGAAGTGGTGGTAGAGGAGGTGGTTACCAAAATGGTCGCAGCCAATATCATGAGCAGTCTGGGAACAACTATTATCCGAGGAATTACTACAACAATCGGGGAAGGGGTGGCAGAGGCGGTGGACACCCTTATAACAATCATGGTCATGGTTCAGAAGTTCAGGGCAGTCATGGGCCAGCTGATGTTGGGGTGGCTTCATGA